Proteins from a single region of Nitrososphaerota archaeon:
- a CDS encoding polyprenol monophosphomannose synthase, which produces MHKVFIIIPTYCEAENIKKIIPEIENVFEKSNIKGAILIVDDNSPDGTIDIIKSFSKKYENLYLLLRPRKMGLGSAYRDGFNYILKNFETEYIAEMDADGSHPPNFLPEMIYKLEKENADVVIASRYVKGGKIYGWNLRRKITSIGANLLARIFTRMNIKDFTSGYRIYKTNVLKKINFSKASSSFAFQIEMVYNCVKNGFKIIEVPFTFIDRKIGKSKLKINEYFYFIFTLFKILLKAR; this is translated from the coding sequence ATGCATAAAGTTTTTATAATTATTCCAACTTATTGTGAAGCTGAAAATATTAAAAAAATAATACCAGAAATAGAAAATGTTTTTGAAAAAAGCAATATAAAAGGAGCAATTCTTATAGTTGATGATAATAGTCCTGATGGAACAATAGATATAATTAAATCTTTTTCTAAAAAATATGAAAATTTATATTTATTATTAAGACCAAGGAAAATGGGTTTAGGATCAGCTTATAGAGATGGATTTAATTATATCTTAAAAAATTTTGAAACTGAATACATTGCTGAAATGGATGCTGATGGTTCTCATCCACCAAATTTTTTACCAGAAATGATTTATAAATTAGAAAAAGAAAATGCAGATGTTGTAATAGCTTCAAGATATGTTAAAGGCGGAAAAATATATGGTTGGAATTTAAGAAGGAAAATAACTAGTATTGGAGCAAATTTATTAGCTAGAATTTTTACAAGAATGAATATTAAAGATTTTACATCTGGATATAGGATATATAAAACTAATGTTCTTAAAAAAATAAATTTTTCAAAAGCTAGTAGTAGTTTTGCTTTTCAAATTGAAATGGTTTACAATTGTGTAAAAAATGGATTTAAGATTATTGAAGTGCCATTCACATTTATTGATAGAAAAATAGGGAAATCTAAACTTAAAATAAATGAGTATTTTTATTTTATTTTTACTTTATTTAAAATCCTTTTAAAAGCTAGGTGA
- a CDS encoding RsmB/NOP family class I SAM-dependent RNA methyltransferase: MSYNMFNENFLEYLKELLGNELEIFLENSIKPLKESIRVNTLKISCDSLKKILIEKGWKIENIPWVDYGFWINYSPEDIGQTLEHSLGYYYIQGAMSMLPVEILDPKPGELVLDLCAAPGSKTTQISQKMQGKGIIVANDVNIKRIKALSSNIQKCFAINVIISMRDGRFFFKNFKNVFDKVLVDAPCSSTGIIRKSWKVAKKWNIKTIERLSKYQTQLLLSGFDCLKEGGVLVYSTCSICPEENERCINNLLKMRNNAYIEEINIKNIKYENGIKNWKNEEYDKEVTKCIRIYPHHNDSEGFFIAKIVKKHD; this comes from the coding sequence ATGTCATATAATATGTTTAATGAAAATTTTTTAGAATATTTAAAAGAATTGCTCGGAAATGAATTGGAAATTTTTTTAGAAAATTCTATAAAGCCTCTTAAAGAAAGCATTAGAGTAAATACATTAAAAATTTCATGCGATTCTTTAAAAAAAATATTAATTGAAAAAGGTTGGAAAATTGAAAATATTCCTTGGGTTGATTATGGTTTTTGGATTAATTATTCTCCAGAAGATATTGGTCAAACTCTTGAACATTCTTTAGGATATTATTATATTCAAGGAGCAATGTCTATGCTACCTGTCGAAATATTAGATCCAAAGCCGGGAGAATTAGTTCTTGATTTATGTGCAGCACCTGGAAGCAAAACAACACAAATTTCTCAAAAAATGCAAGGTAAAGGTATAATTGTTGCTAATGATGTAAATATAAAAAGGATTAAAGCTTTATCTTCAAATATTCAAAAATGCTTTGCAATAAATGTTATAATTTCAATGAGAGATGGAAGGTTTTTCTTCAAAAATTTTAAAAATGTTTTTGATAAAGTTTTAGTTGATGCTCCATGTAGTTCAACAGGAATAATAAGAAAGTCTTGGAAAGTAGCAAAAAAATGGAATATAAAAACTATTGAAAGATTATCAAAATATCAAACACAACTTTTATTATCTGGTTTTGATTGTTTAAAAGAAGGGGGAGTGCTTGTTTATTCTACATGTAGCATATGTCCTGAAGAAAATGAAAGATGTATAAACAATTTATTAAAAATGAGAAATAATGCATACATTGAAGAAATAAATATTAAAAATATAAAATATGAGAATGGTATAAAAAATTGGAAGAATGAAGAATATGATAAAGAAGTTACAAAATGCATACGTATATATCCTCATCATAATGATAGCGAAGGGTTTTTTATAGCAAAAATAGTGAAAAAACATGATTAG
- the thiL gene encoding thiamine-phosphate kinase, with amino-acid sequence MVRISEIGEKEIVKYILSKISAPETSSLGIGDDAIDFIEKKRRIVLSVDMLVSSTDVPKGMSLKQVGWKAITSTASDLASKGAKPLYFMTSIGLPHSLKFEEFKELWKGLNDAAKFYNGKIIAGDTNEAKEIIIDVIGIGIAKKLLSRKGAKKGDIVAVTGLFGKSSSGLKILLKGIEKEGFKELINSTLKPYAKIIEGQILANSGYATACIDSSDGLALSLYELAEASKVGMCITHPPIDKLVEKFSKKYNFSLFDLVFYGGEEYELIATIKPEGWEYVKKLFEKNNKKIIKIGTVVNRNEGISVYWENKKRILEKRGWIHFK; translated from the coding sequence TTGGTTAGAATTTCTGAAATTGGAGAAAAAGAAATAGTTAAATATATTCTTTCAAAAATTTCAGCACCTGAAACATCTTCATTAGGAATAGGAGATGATGCAATAGATTTTATTGAGAAGAAAAGGAGAATTGTTTTAAGTGTCGATATGCTTGTTTCTTCAACAGATGTTCCAAAAGGGATGAGTTTAAAACAAGTAGGATGGAAAGCTATAACATCAACTGCAAGTGACCTTGCATCAAAAGGAGCAAAGCCACTATATTTTATGACTTCGATTGGATTGCCACATTCATTAAAATTTGAAGAATTTAAAGAATTATGGAAAGGGCTGAATGATGCTGCTAAATTTTATAATGGAAAAATAATTGCTGGAGATACCAACGAAGCAAAAGAAATTATAATTGATGTTATTGGAATAGGGATTGCGAAAAAATTATTATCAAGAAAAGGTGCAAAGAAAGGAGATATAGTTGCTGTTACAGGATTATTTGGTAAAAGTTCATCAGGATTAAAGATATTGCTTAAAGGAATAGAAAAAGAAGGGTTTAAAGAACTTATTAATTCTACTTTAAAACCTTATGCAAAAATTATTGAAGGGCAAATTCTTGCAAATTCAGGATATGCTACAGCTTGTATAGATTCAAGTGATGGATTAGCTTTATCATTATATGAATTGGCAGAAGCAAGTAAAGTTGGAATGTGTATCACTCATCCTCCAATAGATAAATTGGTTGAAAAATTTTCTAAGAAATATAATTTTTCTTTATTCGATTTAGTTTTTTATGGAGGAGAAGAGTATGAACTTATCGCAACAATTAAACCTGAAGGATGGGAATATGTAAAGAAATTATTTGAAAAAAATAATAAAAAAATAATAAAAATAGGTACTGTAGTAAATCGTAATGAAGGGATTTCTGTTTATTGGGAAAATAAAAAGAGGATTCTTGAAAAAAGGGGATGGATACATTTTAAATAA
- a CDS encoding type II/IV secretion system ATPase subunit, whose translation MKKKLLNNFPSFFIKKNFKNNEEEGIKKTIEEIYLGIMRRPLQFKPPKINYEIIESYNIGEIKIYIGEKNGEGLYFIEEPKLTPLEEIAYSNILDTLYYTFTIEEMNENDRMNFIKKQIEKSCKNIGLKIQNESIKKILYFIEREIFNYSIIDIPMKDKNIEDIACNGADRPITVFHKNYGNLGWLMTNIVFDNEEQLSDFIRRMAYKSGKGINVAIPYSDFILPNGSRMIATLGTEISRNGSSFTIRKFPEEPLTLPYLVKDGMLSSIMAAYLWYIVERKKIIFIAGPTASGKTTLSNALLGMLDPKLRYITIEDTPEIKIPTWRWVPHITRKSYFISLEKKYDIELEDLMILAMRERPDYLIVGEVRSPKQLVAFIESATTGHGGVTTIHANDPNALLIRLKSMKMESSALDLLWGAVITNYWSKGIRRIRRVTSIVEINQSKYMNENIELREIFKWNKLKDTFEPEEIEEVFKNSNKLIKSNYEFNEAIEDIKEKKDFIEELIKRGIFDFHEVSNFIRKYYTKKVLEKCS comes from the coding sequence ATGAAGAAGAAATTATTAAATAATTTCCCATCTTTCTTTATTAAAAAAAATTTTAAAAATAATGAAGAAGAGGGAATTAAGAAAACTATAGAGGAAATATATTTAGGAATAATGAGGAGGCCTTTACAATTTAAGCCTCCTAAAATAAATTATGAAATTATTGAAAGTTATAATATTGGAGAAATAAAAATCTACATTGGTGAAAAAAATGGGGAAGGATTATATTTCATAGAGGAACCAAAATTAACTCCTTTAGAAGAAATTGCATATTCAAACATTCTTGATACACTTTACTATACATTTACAATTGAAGAAATGAATGAAAATGATAGAATGAATTTTATTAAAAAGCAAATTGAAAAATCATGCAAAAATATTGGATTAAAAATTCAAAATGAAAGTATTAAAAAAATATTGTATTTTATTGAAAGAGAAATTTTTAATTATAGCATAATAGATATTCCTATGAAAGATAAAAATATTGAAGATATTGCTTGTAATGGAGCTGATCGCCCTATTACAGTTTTTCATAAAAATTATGGAAACTTAGGATGGTTAATGACGAACATAGTTTTTGATAATGAAGAACAATTATCAGATTTTATTAGAAGAATGGCTTATAAAAGTGGAAAAGGAATAAATGTTGCAATACCTTATTCCGATTTCATATTGCCGAATGGTTCAAGAATGATAGCTACACTTGGAACAGAAATTTCTAGAAATGGAAGCAGTTTTACTATTAGAAAATTTCCGGAAGAACCACTTACATTACCATATTTAGTAAAAGATGGTATGTTAAGTTCAATAATGGCAGCATATCTTTGGTATATTGTAGAAAGGAAGAAAATAATATTTATCGCTGGACCAACCGCAAGTGGAAAAACAACTTTAAGTAATGCTCTTTTAGGAATGCTTGATCCAAAACTTAGATATATAACAATAGAAGATACTCCTGAAATTAAAATTCCAACATGGAGGTGGGTTCCACACATTACTAGAAAAAGTTACTTTATTTCATTAGAAAAAAAGTATGATATAGAACTTGAAGATTTAATGATTCTTGCTATGAGAGAGAGACCAGATTATTTAATAGTTGGTGAAGTTAGAAGCCCAAAACAATTGGTTGCTTTTATAGAAAGTGCTACAACTGGGCATGGAGGAGTTACAACAATTCATGCAAATGATCCTAATGCTCTTCTTATTAGGCTTAAATCTATGAAAATGGAATCTTCTGCTCTTGATTTATTATGGGGAGCGGTAATTACAAATTATTGGAGTAAAGGAATAAGAAGGATCAGGAGAGTAACAAGCATAGTTGAAATAAATCAAAGTAAATATATGAATGAAAATATAGAATTAAGAGAAATATTTAAATGGAATAAATTAAAAGATACCTTTGAACCAGAAGAAATAGAGGAAGTTTTTAAAAATTCAAATAAATTAATAAAGAGTAATTATGAATTTAATGAAGCAATTGAAGATATTAAAGAGAAAAAAGATTTCATAGAGGAACTTATTAAAAGAGGTATCTTTGATTTTCATGAAGTTTCAAATTTTATTAGAAAATATTATACAAAAAAAGTTTTAGAAAAATGTTCATAA